In Mesotoga infera, one genomic interval encodes:
- a CDS encoding YeeE/YedE family protein, producing the protein MAWTGLLVGLVFGIILQRGRVCFNSAFRDVLLFKDNYLWKLGFLAVGLQMITVLFVAQMGWISIAPPTLNLFGNIVGAYVFGLGMVLAGGCASGVTYRSGEGMTTAMIAAVFYGIGAMAMRGGVFSPIRTWAAQFNVTVDGNSSVYFDKVGPTLATVLNVNPWIPAVILAAVLLWYTLGTKTTERKTKFNWKVAAISLAILSPIAWITSEAAGRNYGFGITGGWVSIFDSYISNQPLRWDGFEIIGIILGALIASLLAKEFKLRMPKNPKTYLVVMIGGTMMGAGASLAGGCNIGHFLAGLPTLAISSIIASVFLILGNWTMAYLLYRK; encoded by the coding sequence ATGGCCTGGACTGGTCTATTAGTTGGTCTTGTTTTCGGAATAATTCTGCAGAGAGGTAGAGTGTGCTTCAATTCAGCCTTCAGAGATGTATTGCTATTCAAGGACAACTACCTCTGGAAGCTGGGTTTTCTTGCAGTCGGTTTACAGATGATCACTGTTCTCTTTGTGGCTCAGATGGGCTGGATAAGTATTGCTCCTCCGACGCTCAATCTCTTTGGGAATATTGTTGGAGCCTACGTATTTGGGCTGGGAATGGTTCTCGCCGGTGGTTGTGCGTCCGGTGTAACATACAGATCGGGTGAGGGAATGACAACCGCAATGATAGCTGCGGTCTTCTACGGTATTGGAGCAATGGCAATGAGAGGAGGAGTTTTTTCACCCATAAGGACATGGGCGGCCCAGTTTAACGTTACAGTCGATGGGAATTCCTCCGTATATTTTGACAAGGTAGGACCCACACTCGCAACAGTCCTGAATGTCAATCCCTGGATTCCTGCTGTAATACTCGCAGCTGTCTTGCTTTGGTACACGCTTGGGACGAAGACCACAGAGAGGAAGACGAAGTTCAATTGGAAGGTTGCAGCGATTTCGCTTGCTATTCTCTCTCCTATTGCATGGATCACGAGCGAGGCAGCTGGAAGAAACTACGGATTCGGTATCACAGGGGGCTGGGTCTCAATATTTGATTCTTATATCAGTAATCAGCCTCTCAGATGGGACGGATTCGAAATAATAGGAATTATTTTGGGTGCTCTTATTGCTTCACTTCTTGCCAAGGAGTTCAAACTGAGAATGCCCAAAAATCCTAAGACATATCTTGTCGTCATGATCGGAGGAACGATGATGGGGGCCGGAGCGAGTCTTGCAGGTGGTTGTAACATAGGGCACTTCCTCGCGGGTCTTCCAACGCTCGCCATCTCATCTATTATCGCGAGTGTCTTCTTAATACTCGGCAACTG
- a CDS encoding cob(I)yrinic acid a,c-diamide adenosyltransferase: protein MKTGYVQIYTGDGKGKTTAAIGLAVRAALAGEKVFIGQFIKGMMYSELSLPSYIERIVIEQFGRKCFIKKSPERPDLEAARNGLARSREIIIGREFGVVVLDEIFIAHYYRLISTEDIKRLISAKSEETELVLTGRKAPVEILDEADLVTEMKEIKHYYSEGVQAREGIEY, encoded by the coding sequence ATGAAAACCGGTTATGTGCAAATTTACACAGGTGATGGAAAAGGCAAGACCACTGCAGCAATCGGCCTTGCTGTAAGGGCAGCTCTTGCGGGAGAGAAGGTATTCATTGGTCAGTTCATCAAAGGCATGATGTACAGTGAACTCTCATTACCCAGTTACATAGAGAGAATTGTCATTGAGCAGTTCGGAAGGAAATGCTTCATAAAGAAGAGCCCTGAAAGGCCAGATCTTGAAGCGGCCCGTAATGGACTTGCAAGATCAAGAGAGATTATTATTGGAAGAGAGTTTGGAGTTGTTGTACTGGACGAGATTTTCATCGCCCACTACTATAGACTGATATCTACAGAAGACATCAAGAGATTGATTTCTGCAAAATCTGAAGAGACAGAGCTAGTCTTGACTGGAAGGAAAGCACCTGTAGAAATTCTTGATGAAGCAGATCTCGTTACCGAAATGAAAGAGATTAAACACTACTATTCAGAGGGGGTACAGGCAAGAGAGGGAATCGAGTATTGA